One Drosophila virilis strain 15010-1051.87 chromosome 5, Dvir_AGI_RSII-ME, whole genome shotgun sequence DNA window includes the following coding sequences:
- the LOC6626475 gene encoding synaptic plasticity regulator PANTS, which translates to MSAKSENAETKASENNAKLTDTWAIRPCHLYKEEYDDCTSFKARFHQYFIHGKDADCSQWLKDLQNCERYERSNGNDIEAGAAIIKSEEQRRITRLRAHYANDTWTKRKQPPEDWAKPLPEWLEKRNENTYLELKQKELSGLAAEQEAQRSYCAIM; encoded by the exons atgtCCGCAAAAAGTGAGAATGCTGAGACAAAAGCATCggaaaacaatgcaaaactGACTGACACATGGGCC ATTCGCCCGTGTCACCTGTACAAAGAGGAGTACGACGATTGCACCAGTTTCAAGGCACGCTTCCATCAATATTTCATACATGGCAAAGACGCTGACTGTTCGCAATGGCTGAAAGACTTGCAGAACTGCGAGCGCTATGAGCGTTCCAATGGCAATGACATAGAAGCTGGTGCCGCTATAATCAAGAGCGAAGAGCAGCGGAGAATCACAAGATTGCGGGCGCACTACGCCAACGATACGTGGACAAAGCGTAAGCAGCCGCCGGAGGATTGGGCCAAGCCGCTGCCCGAATGGCTGGAGAAGCGCAATGAGAACACCTATTTAGAGCTAAAGCAAAAGGAGCTGTCCGGCTTGGCGGCAGAGCAAGAGGCACAGCGTTCCTATTGCGCCATCATGtag
- the LOC6626476 gene encoding coenzyme Q-binding protein COQ10, mitochondrial isoform X1, which yields MLKGSTLKVLDVRILQRYIESSLFRCSCQQQIRTRNYTDGIQRSYITFNDFRNKNRSYTKKELVGYSMQDMYSVVSDVSNYHKFVPYVKKSHVHSTHGGGFKADLIVGFPPLNEAYTSRVTLEPPSMVKSECHDGRLFNYLLNEWRFSPGLKDIPNSCVLDFRVAFEFKSLLHSNIANIFFDLICDQMESAFILEVGRRSGPPSIRSHVLKARRS from the exons ATGTTGAAGGGCAGCACATTAAAAGTACTGGATGTTAGAATTCTACAGCGCTACATCGAATCAAG CCTTTTCCGTTGCAGTTGCCAGCAGCAGATCAGGACGCGCAACTATACCGATGGCATCCAGCGCTCCTACATAACGTTCAATGATTTTCGCAACAAAAACCGTTCTTACACCAAAAAGGAGCTCGTCGG TTACTCAATGCAGGACATGTACAGCGTGGTCTCGGATGTCAGCAACTATCACAAATTTGTGCCCTATGTCAAGAAATCGCATGTGCACAGCACACACGGCGGCGGCTTCAAGGCGGATCTGATTGTTGGCTTTCCGCCGCTGAACGAGGCATACACATCGCGGGTGACACTGGAGCCGCCCAGCATGGTGAAATCCGAGTGCCATGATGGTCGTCTGTTCAACTACCTCCTCAACGAATGGCGTTTCAGTCCCGGCCTCAAGGACATACCCAATTCGTGTGTGCTAGATTTTCGGGTTGCATTCGAGTTCAAATCCTTGCTGCACAGCAATATTGCCAACATATTCTTCGATCTGATCTGCGATCAAATGGAGAGCGCATTCATTCTGGAAGTCGGTCGACGCAGCGGCCCACCCTCCATACGCTCGCATGTGCTCAAAGCGAGGCGATCCTGA
- the LOC6626479 gene encoding peptidyl-prolyl cis-trans isomerase H — translation MPNWNQIQSQLRSSNNPVVFFDIAVGTTEIGRMIFELFADTVPRTAENFRQFCTGEYRPDGVPIGYKGASFHRVIKDFMIQGGDFVQGDGTGVTSIYGNTFGDENFTLKHDSPGLLAMANSGRDTNGCQFFITCARCNFLDGKHVVFGRVLDGLLIMRKIENVPTGPNNKPKLPVTISQCGQM, via the exons ATGCCAAACTGGAATCAAATACAATCACAATTGCGCAGCTCAAACAATCCCGTTGTGTTCTTTGACATAGCCGTGGGCACAACG gaAATTGGTCGCATGATTTTCGAGCTATTTGCAGACACTGTGCCGCGCACGGCAGAAAACTTTCGACAATTTTGCACGGGCGAGTACCGACCAGATGGAGTGCCGATTGGCTACAAGGGCGCCAGTTTTCACAGAGTCATCAAGGATTTCATGATACAAGGCGGTGATTTTGTGCAAGGCGATGGCACTGGGGTGACCAGCATCTATGGCAACACATTTGGTGACGAGAATTTCACGCTAAAACACGACTCACCTGGCCTACTGGCCATGGCCAACAGTGGCCGGGACACAAATGGCTGTCAGTTCTTTATTACATGTGCTAGATGTAATTTTTTGGATGGCAAGCATGTGGTCTTTGGACGCGTACTGGATGGTCTCCTGATAATGCGTAAAATTGAGAATGTGCCGACGGGACCCAACAACAAGCCCAAATTGCCAGTTACCATATCGCAATGTGGACAGATGTAG
- the Hsepi gene encoding D-glucuronyl C5-epimerase B — protein sequence MSEYLSVHASGNASSTDAHDAHALANQPQPPSQQQREATPRKPQYNKREPLVFFIMRLNLKAVLLLLSVAVMIITLGIYMRCAAFSFSPDLVRQLGKRQTIDTLSSSAAGQELSAPLQDIECAINQEYSIHCKRDENANEVYVPFSFLRQYFDVSGAVTTSGSGSDPAKFNWMHSNAKVNLPKGKYETRGVFMYFENYNVEVRDRVKCISAAEGVPVSTQWEKRGYFYPTQIAQFALAHYSKNLTEPTPRVHVLEDADGNQMDWTTPKTSNMTRIWHHKFNTSIVQFETTIGYESAISIQVNQTQDLVLSVDLLLVTNSSSLMVTVLNRDTKHSYNLHYIAAELLLSVQESNIYYGLGSGSLNKWRHITRDLHIDVQKGIVLGDKRSPLKVRRSDLEVLSVAFLGIGFFDNITLSTSDHLAHFYDAAEWFVHNQDAKTGGWVNPVRRSLNGFAELRPGWISAMGQGHAISVLARAYWHSGGDVRYLKAASLGLQPYRVYSRDGGVLAQFMEKYYWYEEYPTTPASYVLNGFIYSLLGLYDLNSTAPGKIAREAGKLFNQGMHSLKKMLLLYDTGSGTSYDLRHLSLGVAPNLARWDYHATHVNQLLLLATIDSDPLIAQTAERWKGYMFGKRAKHN from the exons ATGTCCGAGTATCTGTCAGTGCATGCCAGTGGCAATGCAAGCTCCACAGATGCCCATGACGCCCATGCACTAGCAAatcagccgcagccgccgTCGCAACAGCAGAGAGAAGCGACGCCCCGAAAGCCACAATATAATAAG CGTGAGCCACTGGTGTTCTTCATAATGCGACTGAATCTGAAAgctgtgctgctgttgctctcgGTGGCTGTCATGATCATAACATTGGGCATTTATATGCGCTGTGCCGCGTTTAGCTTTTCGCCCGATCTTGTGCGTCAGCTGGGCAAGCGACAGACCATCGATACGTTGTCCAGCTCGGCTGCGGGGCAGGAGCTGTCGGCGCCATTGCAGGATATTGAGTGCGCCATCAATCAGGAGTATAGCATACACTGCAAACGGGATGAGAACGCCAACGAGGTGTATGTGCCGTTCTCGTTTCTGCGCCAGTATTTCGATGTTAGCGGCGCCGTGACGACCAGTGGAAGCGGCAGCGATCCGGCCAAATTCAATTGGATGCACAGCAATGCCAAAGTGAATCTGCCAAAGGGCAAGTACGAGACACGTGGCGTTTTTATGTACTTTGAGAACTACAATGTGGAGGTGCGGGATCGGGTCAAGTGCATTAGTGCGGCGGAAGGCGTGCCCGTGAGCACGCAATGGGAGAAACGCGGCTATTTCTATCCCACACAGATAGCACAATTTGCGCTGGCGCATTACAGCAAAAACCTAACAGAGCCGACGCCGCGCGTTCATGTGCTCGAGGACGCCGATGGCAACCAAATGGACTGGACAACGCCCAAGACCAGCAATATGACACGCATCTGGCATCACAAGTTCAACACGAGCATTGTCCAGTTCGAGACGACCATTGGCTACGAGAGCGCCATCAGCATCCAGGTGAATCAAACGCAGGATCTGGTGCTCAGCGTGGAtctgctgctggtgaccaacagcagcagcctgaTGGTCACCGTGCTGAATCGCGACACCAAGCACAGCTACAATTTGCACTACATTGCCGCCGAGCTGCTGCTCAGCGTCCAGGAGTCGAATATATACTACGGCCTGGGCAGCGGATCCCTAAACAAGTGGCGCCACATCACACGGGATCTGCACATCGACGTCCAGAAGGGCATTGTCCTGGGCGATAAGCGTTCGCCGTTGAAGGTGCGTCGCAGCGATCTGGAGGTGCTGTCCGTTGCCTTTCTGGGCATTGGCTTCTTTGACAATATAACGCTCTCGACGAGCGATCATTTGGCGCATTTCTATGATGCAGCCGAATGGTTTGTGCACAATCAGGATGCCAAGACGGGCGGCTGGGTGAATCCGGTGCGCCGCAGCCTCAATGGCTTTGCGGAGCTGCGTCCCGGCTGGATATCGGCCATGGGTCAGGGTCATGCCATTTCAGTGCTGGCGCGCGCCTATTGGCATTCTGGCGGGGATGTGCGTTACCTAAAGGCAGCCTCGCTGGGCCTGCAGCCGTATCGCGTCTACTCCCGTGACGGCGGCGTTTTGGCGCAATTCATGGAGAAGTACTACTG GTACGAGGAGTATCCCACAACGCCCGCATCCTATGTGCTCAATGGTTTCATCTATTCGCTGCTGGGTCTTTACGATTTGAACAGCACGGCGCCCGGCAAAATAGCACGCGAGGCGGGCAAACTGTTTAACCAGGGCATGCACTCGCTGAAGaagatgctgttgctgtacgATACCGGCTCCGGCACCAGTTACGATCTGCGCCATTTGAGTCTGGGCGTGGCACCAAATCTGGCACGCTGGGACTACCATGCGACGCACGTcaaccagctgctgctgctggccaccaTTGACAGTGATCCGCTGATCGCACAGACCGCCGAACGCTGGAAGGGCTATATGTTTGGAAAGCGGGCCAAGCACAACTGA
- the Tdc1 gene encoding aromatic-L-amino-acid decarboxylase, giving the protein MNVEEFRKYGKEVIDYICEYGSNIEERDVAPTLDPGYLKKLLPADAPQSPESFKDVLEDFEQKIMPGVVHWNHPKFFAYFPSGNSFPSVLGDMLSSAIGSIGFSWASCPAAAELETIVMNWYAKALGLPKAFVSDAPGSTGGGALQGSASECVLVSLITARARAISELKGQTTVHDSVFLPNLIAYASREAHSSVEKATKMALVKLRIIDADERGRMRVDLLQQAIQNDVNAGLTPFFVVATVGTTGGCAFDDISEIGKVCRQVSSIWLHVDGAYAGNSFILPEMRVFSAGLEYADSFNTNPNKLLLTNFDASALWVRDVMTLKSALNVNPLYLRHEHMNGVDYRHYGIPLSRRFRALKLWFVFRTYGVKGLQEYIRNHMVLAKKFEMLVRKDERFEVRNDVHLGLVCFRMRTGDEPNHLLLAQINHSGKMHMTPAKFNGRYVIRFCVTYEHATEKDILDAWSQIKGFAEEILRDTQLEISSAPATPETERTSSEPVAVTGKPPIKKILTRTKSLRFSFTRSISREQFQSQSEHLMDGCTPILVVDPKTIQQSFQQAAEDNQNNNITKLKDISDVDTDEASN; this is encoded by the exons ATGAACGTTGAAGAGTTTCGCAAATACGGCAAGGAGGTGATCGATTATATATGCGAATATGGCAGCAATATCGAAGAGCGCGATGTGGCGCCCACATTGGATCCGGGatatttgaaaaaactatTACCAG CGGACGCACCCCAATCGCCCGAATCGTTTAAAGATGTGCTCGAGGACTTTGAGCAAAAGATAATGCCGGGCGTTGTGCACTGGAATCATCCGAAATTCTTTGCCTACTTCCCATCGGGCAACAGTTTTCCCTCTGTGCTGGGCGATATGCTAAGCAGCGCCATTGGCTCCATTGGCTTCAGCTGGGCCAGTTGCCCGGCTGCCGCGGAACTGGAGACAATTGTGATGAACTGGTATGCCAAGGCATTGGGTCTGCCCAAGGCATTCGTTTCGGATGCGCCCGGCAGCACAGGCGGCGGCGCTCTGCAGGGTTCCGCCTCCGAATGTGTGCTGGTGTCCCTAATCACGGCACGCGCACGCGCCATTAGCGAACTGAAGGGTCAGACCACCGTCCATGACAGCGTCTTTCTGCCCAATCTGATTGCCTATGCCAGCCGCGAGGCGCACTCCAGCGTGGAGAAGGCCACCAAAATGGCGCTGGTGAAGCTGCGCATCATCGATGCCGACGAGCGTGGACGCATGCGCGTGGATCTGCTGCAGCAGGCCATACAGAACGATGTGAATGCGGGCCTGACGCCCTTCTTTGTTGTGGCCACGGTGGGCACCACCGGCGGCTGTGCCTTCGATGATATCTCCGAGATTGGCAAGGTGTGCCGACAGGTGTCCAGCATTTGGCTGCATGTGGATGGCGCCTATGCGGGCAATTCCTTTATTCTGCCCGAGATGCGTGTGTTCTCCGCTGGCCTGGAGTACGCGGACTCCTTCAATACCAATCCCAACAAGCTGCTGCTGACCAACTTCGATGCCTCCGCCTTGTGGGTGCGCGACGTGATGACCCTGAAGAGTGCGCTCAATGTGAACCCCTTGTATCTGCGGCACGAGCACATGAATGGCGTCGACTACAGACACTATGGCATTCCACTGAGTCGTCGCTTCCGCGCGCTCAAACTCTGGTTTGTCTTCCGCACATATGGCGTAAAGGGACTGCAGGAGTACATACGCAATCACATGGTTCTGGCCAAGAAGTTTGAGATGCTTGTACGCAAGGATGAACGCTTTGAGGTGCGCAACGATGTGCACCTGGGTCTGGTGTGCTTTCGCATGCG CACCGGCGATGAGCCCAATCATCTGCTGTTGGCACAGATCAATCACTCGGGCAAGATGCACATGACGCCGGCCAAATTCAATGGACGCTATGTGATACGTTTCTGTGTGACCTACGAGCATGCCACAGAAAAGGACATTCTGGATGCTTGGAGCCAGATCAAGGGCTTTGCGGAGGAAATATTGCGTGATACGCAATTGGAGATTAGCTCCGCGCCGGCCACACCCGAAACGGAACGCACCAGCTCAGAGCCAGTGGCGGTTACCGGCAAGCCGCCCATCAAGAAGATCCTTACGCGCACCAAGTCCTTGCGTTTCTCTTTCACACGCAGCATATCGCGGGAACAGTTCCAGAGTCAAAGCGAACATCTCATGGATGGCTGTACGCCTATTTTGGTGGTGGATCCCAAAACAATTCAGCAAAGTTTTCAGCAGGCGGCAGAGGataatcaaaacaataatataacAAAGCTGAAGGACATTTCGGATGTGGACACGGACGAGGCGAGCAATTGA
- the PGAP3 gene encoding post-GPI attachment to proteins factor 3 — protein MFRINLEKSAICLLLLLLLKSESLPATASNGDRTQFYHNCRQNCERTNCSADGLEIQEQAISFYGQTIFDRIFGWNCADECSYGCMWRTVFAFMERGWPIPQFYGKWPFLRLFGMQEPASVIFSIANFVMHFRMLRKFRESVRSDSPCYMLGHIFGLVCLNGWIWSAIFHTRDFPITELLDYAFAYSIVLCSFYCMLMRMLHRYSLFLRGVITLACVSYYINYFAYLSTGKFNYSFNMKVNIATGVLNAVGWFVWCQRVRYRRPYYKRILRFYVLFALAMSLELLDFPPILWILDAHSLWHLATVPLVPLYYDFLIEDCQTLLKEKEMTGSYSYFNKDI, from the exons ATGTTTAGAATTAATTTGGAGAAAAGTGCAAtatgtttgctgctgctgttgctgctaaaGAGCGAATCACTGCCGGCAACAGCCTCCAACGGCGATCGCACACAATTCTATCACAATTGTCGGCAAAATTGCGAACGCACAAACTGTTCAGCTG ACGGCTTGGAAATACAAGAACAGGCCATCAGCTTCTATGGCCAAACGATTTTCGATCGCATCTTTGGCTGGAACTGTGCGGACGAGTGCTCATATGGCTGCATGTGGCGTACCGTGTTTGCGTTCATGGAACGCGGCTGGCCCATACCGCAATTCTATGGTAAATGGCCATTCTTGCGTCTCTTCGGCATGCAGGAGCCGGCGTCAGTTATATTTTCTATAGCTAATTTCGTAATGCACTTTCGTATGTTGCGCAAATTTCGCGAATCAGTGCGCTCCGACAGTCCCTGCTACATGCTGGGCCACATCTTTGGTTTG GTATGCCTGAATGGCTGGATATGGTCAGCGATCTTCCATACCAGAGATTTTCCCATTACCGAGCTGCTAGACTATGCCTTTGCGTATTCCATCGTTCTGTGTTCCTTCTACTGCATGTTGATGCGCATGTTGCATCGGTACTCGCTATTTCTGCGCGGGGTCATCACGCTGGCATGCGTCTCATACTACATCAATTATTTTGCCTACCTGAGCACGGGCAAATTTAATTACTCCTTCAATATGAAGGTGAACATTGCCACGGGCGTGCTGAACGCCGTGGGCTGGTTTGTGTGGTGCCAACGTGTACGCTATCGGCGGCCCTATTACAAACGCATATTACGCTTCTATGTGCTATTCGCGCTGGCCATGAGCCTGGAGCTGCTCGATTTTCCGCCTATACTGTGGATACTCGATGCGCACTCGCTGTGGCACTTGGCCACAGTACCCTTAGTTCCGCTCTACTACGA CTTTTTGATCGAGGATTGTCAGACACTGCTGAAGGAGAAGGAAATGACAGGCTCTTATTCCTACTTTAACAAGGATATTTAG
- the LOC6626704 gene encoding uncharacterized protein isoform X1, which translates to MRAHFWCLLFCSFLGTYLEAGVNRASMDKLGFHNYNEIVRDLIKNWESPIIYLRQLGYLPSDYEDTSKIKPNLDALMSRIERDEQHEAVQTEVDKPKELDTKKLQVKKKRDIVRRQQRKGGRRQRQAADTQTTNYPNMEQLMAMSQQPLGIAEAPATVEQNQNLQQKPVEQNAHWKMLLLSEILSHQRQARPHVDGNEDVLKRLVAKTSPYTAKLQQTAQQQVAGVLGNNGNMPQVAVMPQSSGGLLLSDNNGKSALANRMGGTAGSGDSSSMSMYGTLLKSIAKPDIHSPQSSRPDQAQSEIVTKPEIEAPQYLNWDIKNMRLKQISPIAKDAYVDKLVQIFVKKQETMDILQNIQKPDT; encoded by the coding sequence ATGCGTGCACACTTTTGGTGTCTGTTGTTCTGTAGCTTTTTGGGAACTTATCTTGAGGCTGGTGTTAACAGAGCTTCAATGGATAAGCTGGGCTTTCATAACTACAATGAGATTGTGCGCGATTTAATCAAGAACTGGGAGTCCCCGATTATATATCTGCGACAACTGGGCTACCTGCCCAGCGACTATGAGGATACGTCGAAAATTAAACCCAATTTGGATGCGCTGATGAGTCGCATCGAACGCGATGAACAGCACGAAGCTGTCCAAACGGAAGTTGATAAACCCAAGGAGTTGGATACCAAAAAGTTGCAAGTAAAAAAGAAGCGAGATATTGTGCGGCGTCAGCAGAGAAAAGGCGGACGACGTCAGCGTCAAGCAGCTGATACTCAGACCACGAACTATCCCAATATGGAACAGCTGATGGCCATGTCGCAGCAGCCTCTGGGGATTGCCGAAGCGCCAGCCACAGtggaacaaaatcaaaatctgcAACAAAAGCCAGTGGAACAGAATGCCCATTGGAAGATGCTGTTGCTCAGCGAGATTTTATCCCATCAGCGGCAAGCGCGGCCACATGTCGATGGAAACGAGGATGTGTTGAAGCGCCTCGTTGCGAAAACAAGTCCATACACAGCCAAGCTGCAGCAGACGGCACAACAGCAAGTGGCAGGCGTGTTaggcaacaatggcaacatgCCACAGGTGGCAGTCATGCCACAGTCATCGGGCGGTCTGCTGCTAAGCGATAATAATGGCAAGAGTGCATTAGCCAATCGAATGGGCGGCACAGCCGGATCCGGAGATTCCAGCTCGATGAGTATGTATGGCACACTGCTTAAATCCATTGCTAAACCCGATATCCATTCGCCTCAATCTAGTCGCCCGGATCAGGCGCAATCTGAAATCGTCACTAAGCCGGAGATTGAAGCGCCGCAATATCTGAATTGGGATATCAAGAATATGCGGCTCAAGCAGATCTCGCCAATTGCCAAGGATGCGTATGTCGACAAGCTAGTCCAGATCTTTGTCAAAAAGCAGGAAACAATGGACATCTTACAGAACATACAAAAGCCGGACACAtag
- the LOC6626476 gene encoding coenzyme Q-binding protein COQ10, mitochondrial isoform X2: MLKGSTLKVLDVRILQRYIESSCQQQIRTRNYTDGIQRSYITFNDFRNKNRSYTKKELVGYSMQDMYSVVSDVSNYHKFVPYVKKSHVHSTHGGGFKADLIVGFPPLNEAYTSRVTLEPPSMVKSECHDGRLFNYLLNEWRFSPGLKDIPNSCVLDFRVAFEFKSLLHSNIANIFFDLICDQMESAFILEVGRRSGPPSIRSHVLKARRS; encoded by the exons ATGTTGAAGGGCAGCACATTAAAAGTACTGGATGTTAGAATTCTACAGCGCTACATCGAATCAAG TTGCCAGCAGCAGATCAGGACGCGCAACTATACCGATGGCATCCAGCGCTCCTACATAACGTTCAATGATTTTCGCAACAAAAACCGTTCTTACACCAAAAAGGAGCTCGTCGG TTACTCAATGCAGGACATGTACAGCGTGGTCTCGGATGTCAGCAACTATCACAAATTTGTGCCCTATGTCAAGAAATCGCATGTGCACAGCACACACGGCGGCGGCTTCAAGGCGGATCTGATTGTTGGCTTTCCGCCGCTGAACGAGGCATACACATCGCGGGTGACACTGGAGCCGCCCAGCATGGTGAAATCCGAGTGCCATGATGGTCGTCTGTTCAACTACCTCCTCAACGAATGGCGTTTCAGTCCCGGCCTCAAGGACATACCCAATTCGTGTGTGCTAGATTTTCGGGTTGCATTCGAGTTCAAATCCTTGCTGCACAGCAATATTGCCAACATATTCTTCGATCTGATCTGCGATCAAATGGAGAGCGCATTCATTCTGGAAGTCGGTCGACGCAGCGGCCCACCCTCCATACGCTCGCATGTGCTCAAAGCGAGGCGATCCTGA
- the LOC6626704 gene encoding uncharacterized protein isoform X2, with protein sequence MRAHFWCLLFCSFLGTYLEAGVNRASMDKLGFHNYNEIVRDLIKNWESPIIYLRQLGYLPSDYEDTSKIKPNLDALMSRIERDEQHEAVQTEVDKPKELDTKKLQVKKKRDIVRRQQRKGGRRQRQAADTQTTNYPNMEQLMAMSQQPLGIAEAPATVEQNQNLQQKPVEQNAHWKMLLLSEILSHQRQARPHVDGNEDVLKRLVAKTSPYTAKLQQTAQQQVAGVLGNNGNMPQVAVMPQSSGGLLLSDNNGKSALANRMGGTAGSGDSSSMIARIRRNLKSSLSRRLKRRNI encoded by the exons ATGCGTGCACACTTTTGGTGTCTGTTGTTCTGTAGCTTTTTGGGAACTTATCTTGAGGCTGGTGTTAACAGAGCTTCAATGGATAAGCTGGGCTTTCATAACTACAATGAGATTGTGCGCGATTTAATCAAGAACTGGGAGTCCCCGATTATATATCTGCGACAACTGGGCTACCTGCCCAGCGACTATGAGGATACGTCGAAAATTAAACCCAATTTGGATGCGCTGATGAGTCGCATCGAACGCGATGAACAGCACGAAGCTGTCCAAACGGAAGTTGATAAACCCAAGGAGTTGGATACCAAAAAGTTGCAAGTAAAAAAGAAGCGAGATATTGTGCGGCGTCAGCAGAGAAAAGGCGGACGACGTCAGCGTCAAGCAGCTGATACTCAGACCACGAACTATCCCAATATGGAACAGCTGATGGCCATGTCGCAGCAGCCTCTGGGGATTGCCGAAGCGCCAGCCACAGtggaacaaaatcaaaatctgcAACAAAAGCCAGTGGAACAGAATGCCCATTGGAAGATGCTGTTGCTCAGCGAGATTTTATCCCATCAGCGGCAAGCGCGGCCACATGTCGATGGAAACGAGGATGTGTTGAAGCGCCTCGTTGCGAAAACAAGTCCATACACAGCCAAGCTGCAGCAGACGGCACAACAGCAAGTGGCAGGCGTGTTaggcaacaatggcaacatgCCACAGGTGGCAGTCATGCCACAGTCATCGGGCGGTCTGCTGCTAAGCGATAATAATGGCAAGAGTGCATTAGCCAATCGAATGGGCGGCACAGCCGGATCCGGAGATTCCAGCTCGATGA TCGCCCGGATCAGGCGCAATCTGAAATCGTCACTAAGCCGGAGATTGAAGCGCCGCAATATCTGA
- the LOC6626476 gene encoding coenzyme Q-binding protein COQ10, mitochondrial isoform X3, whose protein sequence is MIFATKTVLTPKRSSSGYMYETNSCSYSMQDMYSVVSDVSNYHKFVPYVKKSHVHSTHGGGFKADLIVGFPPLNEAYTSRVTLEPPSMVKSECHDGRLFNYLLNEWRFSPGLKDIPNSCVLDFRVAFEFKSLLHSNIANIFFDLICDQMESAFILEVGRRSGPPSIRSHVLKARRS, encoded by the exons ATGATTTTCGCAACAAAAACCGTTCTTACACCAAAAAGGAGCTCGTCGG GGTATATGTATGAAACAAACTCTTGCAGTTACTCAATGCAGGACATGTACAGCGTGGTCTCGGATGTCAGCAACTATCACAAATTTGTGCCCTATGTCAAGAAATCGCATGTGCACAGCACACACGGCGGCGGCTTCAAGGCGGATCTGATTGTTGGCTTTCCGCCGCTGAACGAGGCATACACATCGCGGGTGACACTGGAGCCGCCCAGCATGGTGAAATCCGAGTGCCATGATGGTCGTCTGTTCAACTACCTCCTCAACGAATGGCGTTTCAGTCCCGGCCTCAAGGACATACCCAATTCGTGTGTGCTAGATTTTCGGGTTGCATTCGAGTTCAAATCCTTGCTGCACAGCAATATTGCCAACATATTCTTCGATCTGATCTGCGATCAAATGGAGAGCGCATTCATTCTGGAAGTCGGTCGACGCAGCGGCCCACCCTCCATACGCTCGCATGTGCTCAAAGCGAGGCGATCCTGA